Proteins encoded in a region of the Cytobacillus pseudoceanisediminis genome:
- a CDS encoding PepSY domain-containing protein: MTHKEKSAFEAIVQKDEEKIKITVDALNGEVLSRAAEETKVPVKNLTEEEAVQIALKNEPGEVDDISFGETDKGPSYLVEIEKDDGREAAVEIHAITGEVLSVTWDD; encoded by the coding sequence GTGACTCATAAAGAAAAATCAGCCTTCGAGGCAATCGTTCAGAAAGATGAAGAGAAGATTAAGATTACTGTTGATGCTCTGAATGGAGAAGTTTTATCCCGTGCTGCTGAGGAAACAAAGGTCCCTGTAAAAAATCTAACCGAAGAGGAAGCTGTCCAAATTGCTCTAAAAAATGAACCTGGGGAAGTGGATGATATCAGCTTTGGAGAAACAGACAAGGGACCTTCTTATCTTGTTGAGATAGAAAAGGATGATGGCAGGGAGGCAGCTGTCGAGATCCATGCTATTACAGGAGAAGTGTTGTCGGTTACCTGGGATGATTAA